TATACATCTTTTTGGTTGCATGTCTGATCAGTTTTCTTGGGCAGCTCCCATTGGGTAACATGAGTTTTACCGCTACTCAGATCTGTATCCAGGAAGGGGCTAAGAAAGCATGGATGTATGCGATCGGCGTTGCTATTGTTGAAATGATCTACCTGCGGTTTGCCCTTACGGGGATGGATTGGGTCATACAGCACCGCAATTGGTTCATCGCTCTCGGGTGGATCACGGTATTGCTTTTTTTGGTCTTAGGGGTACTGGCATTCATCTCTGCACGTAAGCAATCCAAAGAAGAGCGATCGGTGATTTTGGACAATAAACTACATCGGTTCTTGCTCGGACTTACCATGAGTGCTTTAAATCCTGTTCAAATACCTTTCTGGTTCTTGTGGACTTCTACGATGATCCAAACGGAGGTACTCCCTGTTACGGCTACAGCTTTTCATGTTTTTACGATTGGTGCGGGGGTAGGAACCATTGGCGGATTGGCACTGTATATCCATGGGGGAAATTGGCTGGTGAAAAAAAACAATACCAGCAATAAAACCCTGAATAAGATCATGGGTGTTATATTCATCATTACAGCATTGATCCAGTTATACAGAATGTTGTATAAACCATGGATCTAATCAACAATAAAAAGGGTGCATCCATGTTCGGAATAAGAACGGTGAGCATCTGCTTTATCTCCTACAGTGTATAGTTGTCCTTTTTTGAGTAAATGCTTTTCTCCATTCTCAAGCTCTGTTTCCATTTCGCCTTCAGCACAGAAAATGATATGCCCTTTGTTGCACCAATGATCCGCTAAATAATTAGGAGAGTACGTGACCAGCCTGATACGGATATCATCCCTGTATAAAATTCTCCATTCTGCAAAACCTGTGATGCCTTGATGTATCTCAGGGTCTATAGCGCTAAAATCAGTAATCGAGAATGGGAAAGCGGAAAGTGTCATAGCCATTTAATAAAATGAGAAATAAGGGATCAGAAATTAAGAAAGGATGACCAATCTTATTTGTGTTACACGCTGATTCCGCGTTTGATATTTCTGAATTCTTCTTACTGTGTTGCCCACTGATCTCTTTCTTCCGGAGAAAATTTCCAAGGAGCGAAATTGTTTTCAGTATTGCTGAACATGCCATTCCATTCCTGTGGAGCATTACTTTCTTCCATGATGAGGGATCGGCGTAATTCTGTTATAATCTCTAGAGGCGAGATACTTACCGGACATTCTTCCACGCAAGCATTACAGGTGGTACAAGCTCTTAATTCTTCTACAGAGATATAATCGTGCAACAATGATTTTCCATCATCCTGGAAAGATTTATTTGCATCAATATTACGTCCAACTTCTTCCAGACGATCACGTGTTGCCATCATGATCTTTCTGGGACTTAGGAGCTTACCGGTGGTATTGGCCGGACAAGCTGCAGTACATCTGCCACACTCAGTACAGCTGTATGCATCAAGTAGGTTTTTCCAGCTCAGATCAAACACATCTTTAGCGCCAAAGCGTGCGGGAGGAGCGGCATCTGTGGGGGCAAGTTCAGGCTGCATCGCATACAAAACCTCATTTTGCACACTTGGCATATTTTTCATTTTACCGGATGATTCCAGTCTGGCATAGTAAGCATTCGGAAAGGCCAGCATGATATGTAAGTGCTTTGAATAGGGTAAATA
Above is a genomic segment from Sediminibacterium sp. KACHI17 containing:
- a CDS encoding LysE family transporter, with translation MVYIFLVACLISFLGQLPLGNMSFTATQICIQEGAKKAWMYAIGVAIVEMIYLRFALTGMDWVIQHRNWFIALGWITVLLFLVLGVLAFISARKQSKEERSVILDNKLHRFLLGLTMSALNPVQIPFWFLWTSTMIQTEVLPVTATAFHVFTIGAGVGTIGGLALYIHGGNWLVKKNNTSNKTLNKIMGVIFIITALIQLYRMLYKPWI
- a CDS encoding DHCW motif cupin fold protein, which gives rise to MTLSAFPFSITDFSAIDPEIHQGITGFAEWRILYRDDIRIRLVTYSPNYLADHWCNKGHIIFCAEGEMETELENGEKHLLKKGQLYTVGDKADAHRSYSEHGCTLFIVD